Genomic DNA from Streptomyces sp. PCS3-D2:
CCTTCGCGGTCACACTCTCCGCGCGACCTCTTAACCGAGGTATGGGGCGGGTCGGCTCGCCAAGAAGTGCTGTACTCGCAGGCGTTGGGTGTGGTGCATGGGCAAGGCTCCCAGCTCAGCCGGCGCCACGAAGCGGAGTTCCGTGCTCTCGTCCGAGATCGCCAGCGTGCCCCCGACAATGCGGGCCGTGAAGCAGACGTTGAACTGGCGGCGGACCTCGCCGTCGCTGTACTCGATGATGTGCTTCGGGTCCGTGTAGGTGCCGACCAGTCCCGTAATCTCCACGTCGAGGCCCGTCTCCTCCTTGACCTCTCGGACGGCCGTTCCGGGGAGGGAGTCCGTGAGGTCCATCCCGCCGCCGGGGAGAGCCCACAGATCGTTGTCGCGGCGCCGTTGCATCAGGATGCGGCCCTGGTCGTCCGTGACGACGGCTGAGGCTGCCACGACCATGCTGTTGGGCTCGGGAGCATGGGGATCGTCGTAGTACTCGGTCCGGGCCATCGGGTCACTCCTCTACGGGACGGGCCGTCTCCCACACCGCGTTGAAGCTGTCGGCGTAGGTGTCGAACATGCCCCCGGCTTCGTGACGGCGAAGGTGCCACACGGGCGCACCGTACGCGTTCACGCCCCAGACGTGGGCGTTGACCAAGACTTCGTCGTCCGCCCGGTACAGGCTGTTGTAGAGGGTCGTGCTGTGCGTTCGCAGCTCGATGCCGGGCACGTCGGCCAGGGGCCGGTAGTGCATGAGGGCGAGACGGCAGCGGGATTCGATGCCGTGCCCGAATCTCTCTTCCTGTCCACGCTGCCTGACGGTCTCGCTGTCGGCGTCACCGATGGCAATCCGGACCGTGCAGCCGTCCGCCGCGCGTTCCCGAAGGAGGTCGTTCAGGCGGGGATACGCCTCGTGCAGGAACACCGCTGCGTAGACCAGCACGTCGATCCGCTCGCGAGCTGTCGTCAGCAACTCCACGAACACGGAGACGGGAAGGTCCGCTCGCTGGTCGTACAGCGCCACCAGTTCGGGACTGACGGACCGCGCGGCACGGGCCTGTCTCAGCGCCGGCCACAATGCGTGGACGTCCTCGCCCAGCGTCTCGGCAGCCAACAGCGCCGTTGCCCGCCGTGGGGTGCGTCCGAGGTTGACCCAGCGTTCGACGCTCTTCGGATCGACGCCCGTGGCGCTCGCCAGCGATGCATGAGTCCAGCCGCCGGATGCCATCAGGGCCCTTAACCGCTCGTTCTGCATAGGGACGTTCTACAGCCCATGGGACGTCCCGAAGTGGGAAACGTACGAGGTTCCCCCGTCCTGATCACCACGGCGACGATCCCGGTACCAGCGAGGTACGAAGGGATCCGGAATGGTGCGGGGACTGTGGCAGCAGGTCGAACAGCGTGATCCGTTTCCGGTGCCCGATCCCGATCCGACGGACCCGACGTGCGACGTGTGTGCGGCCCTGGTCGTCCAGCGCGCGGAGTGCTACCGGCTGCGGGACCTGTCAGGGGTCGTGGACTGCAACGTCGAGATCCGTAAGCACCCCCACACGAAGGTGAGCCGATGACCCGCGCCGTGCTGCGCTACGTCCCCCACACCATCCGGCACGCCCCGGAAGGCGGGGTGACCTACGAGGCGTTCTGCGTCGCCGAAGGCTGCGGAGCCGAGTCGGGCGCGCACGACGAACAGGAAGGACCACAGGACTGGGCGCTCCGGCACGCCGGGCGGACCGGGCACGACCTGTTCCGGCGCGTGTTCACCGATCACGCCCGGGTCAGCCGCGACGCGTAGACCCCGGCCCGCTGGGCGACGGCGAGCAAGGCAGTCCAGCGCGCCGGCTTCGGCCCCGCTCACACGACCCGAATCGTGTGGGCGGGGCTCTGACGTGCGACGGCGAGGACGGGAGCGCCTCACAATGGACGGGTGAATCGCCCCCCGAACCTTGACGTGCTCTTGCAGCCCCGCCCGCCGTCCCCGTTGCAGGAGATCCATGACGAGCGGTTCGAGCGGCACGGAGTCCGCCTGCTGCTGAAGCGGGACGACCTGATCCACACCACCATTCCGTGGGACACGGATCTGTTTGGACCAGTGGACCTGTACCCTCCGGGCAACAAGTGGCGCAAGCTCGCGCCCAACCTGCGCGCCGCCCTGCAGGCGGGGCACGACCGGCTCGTCACCTTCGGCGGGGCGTACTCCAACCACCTGCGGGCCACCGCTGCCGCCGGGCGGCTGACGGGCCTCGGGACGGTCGGCATCGTGCGCGGGGACGAGCTGGCCGGACGGCCCCTGAACGCATCCCTCGCCCGGTGCGCGGCGGACGGCATGCGCCTGCACTTCGTCTCCCGTTCGCGCTACCGCGCCAAGGCCGACCCGCAGGCACGGGCCCTGCTGCTGGACGAGGCGGGCGCGAGCGGGGCGTACGTCGTCCCGGAAGGCGGCAGCAACGCCCTCGCCCTCTCCGGCTGCGCGGAGCTGGGCCGCGAGCTCCGCGGCGTGACCGACGTGGTGGCGGTGGCCTGCGGCACCGGCGGCACCCTGGCGGGGCTGGCCGCGGGGCTGGCCCCGGGGCAGCGGGCGCTGGGCGTTCCCGTCCTGGCGGGCGGCTTCCTGTCGGGGGAGATACGTTCCCTCCAGACGGAGGCGTACGGCGGCCCGGTCGGCGACTGGTCCTTGGCGGAGGACTTCCACCACGGCGGCTACGCCCGCGTCCCGGCCGCCCTGGAGTCCTTCGCCGCCGACTTCGGCTCCCGCCACGGCTTCCCGGTGGAACGCATCTACGTGGCCAAACTCCTGTGGGCCGTGACCGCCCTGACCGAGGCGGGCGCCTTCCCGCCCGGTACGTCGGTCACCGCCGTCATCACGGGCCGGCCGTAGCCCAGGCCCCCCAGGGGCCGGCACCACCGCCGCCCGCCCCGCCGAGCTCCCCGCAGGGGCAGGGGCTACGTCGACTCGCGGTACGCCGCCGCCTCCTCCAGGTCCAGCCTGCGCAGCAGCACCCGCAGCATCTCGTCGTCGATCCGCCGGTCGTCCCGCAGTGCGACGAAGACCTCCCGCTCGGCCTCGATCATCTCCCCCGCGAGCCGGCGGTAGATGTCGTCCGCGGACTCCCCCGTCAGCGGATTGACCTCCCCCAGCCGTTCCCACACGGCGTTGCGCCGCCTCTCCAGCACCGTCCGCAGCCGGTCCGCCAGCGGCGGCGGCAGCGTGGAGTTCTCCGGCTCCTCCAGCAACTCCGCCAGCCGCTCCTCCGCCGCCCGCGAGGCCTGGCTCTGCGCCTGCGCCTCCGCCAGCGTCTCGGCCTGCACGTCCCTCGGCGGCAGCTTCAGCACCCTGATCAGCGGCGGCAGCGTCAGCCCCTGCACCACCAGCGTGCCGATGACGGTGGTGAAGGTCAGGAAGAGGATCAGGTTCCGGTTCTGCACCGAGATCGGCACGGAGAAGGCGATGGCCAGCGAGACCACGCCCCGCATCCCGGCCCAGCCCACGATGACCGGGGACTTCCAGTCGGTGTCCGGCTCCCGGTCCCGGATCCGCTGCGACAGCGCACGCGGCACGAAGGTCGCCGGGAACACCCATACGAAGCGGGCCACCACCACCACGAGGAAGACGGCGATCGCGTACCAGGCCGCCTCCATGCCCCGGTACTCGCCCAGCCCCGTGAGGACCACCGCCAACTGCAGGCCGATCAGCGCGAAGACGACCGACTCCAGGATGAAGGCGACCATCTTCCACACCGCCTCCTCCTGGAGCCGGGTGGCGAAGTCGACCTGCCAGTTGCGGTGCCCGAGGTACAGGGCGACCACCACCACGGCCAGCACTCCGGAGGCGTGCACCCGCTCGGCCGCCGCGTACGCCACGAAGGGGATCAGCAGCGAGAGGGTGTTCTGGAGCAGGGGCTCCTTCATCCGTTTGCGCAGCTGGTGGATCGGCACCATGAGCAGCAGGCCGACACCGATCCCGCCCACCGAGGCCACCAGGAACTCCGCGATGCCGCCCGCCCAGCCCGCGCTCATCCCGACCGCCGCCGCCAGCGCCACCTTGTAGACGGTGATCGCGGTGGCGTCGTTGACGAGGGACTCACCCTGAAGGATGGTCGTCAGCCGGTTCGGCAGTCCCAGCCTGCGGGCGATCGCGGTGGCGGCGACCGCGTCGGGCGGCGCGACCACCGCGCCCAGCACCAGCGCCACCGGCAGGGACAGCCCGGGCACCACCAGGTACGCGGCGTACCCGACGACGAGCGTCGCGAAGAGCACGTAGCCGACCGACAGCATCGCGATCGGCCTGATGTTGGCGCGCAGGTCCAGGTACGAGCTGTCCACCGCGGCCGTGTACAGCAGCGGCGGGAGCAGCAGTGGCAGGACGATGTGCGGGTCGAGCGTGTAGTCCGGCACGCCCGGGACGTACGAGGCGGCCAACCCGGCGGCGACCAGCAGGAGCGGCGCGGGCACCGGCGTGCGCCGGGCGAGTCCCGCCACGGCCGCACTGCCCGCGACGAGGGCCACCAGCTGCAATACCTCCATCGAAGATCAATCCTCCGTCGTCGCGCGCCCGCACCCTGGCCGTACGCTGGCCATCATGAGCGAGTGCACCCACGTTGCCGAACTGCCGCGCCCCGAGCCGGTCCCGTCTGCACAGACCTGTGCCGAATGTCTGGCCGTCGGCAGCCACCCGGTGCAGCTGCGGATGTGCCTGGGGTGCGGCCACGTGGCGTGCTGCGATTCCTCGCCGTTCCGGCACGCGACGGCGCACCACGGCGAGACCGGCCATCCCGTCATGCGGAGCTTCGAGCCGGGCGAGACCTGGCGGTGGTGCTTCGTGGACGGTTCGATCGTCTGAGGCGGGGTAGTTCAACCCTCCGCCGGTTCCCCCGATTTGCCCCCCGCAGACCTCTAGCCACTGTGCGTGCCCATGGGCTTACCATCGGTCACTGACCGCAGGGCGGGAGCCTCACGGCGGGCGTGACGAGGGGTGCCGCGACACGATCGCCCGGATCGCGGTAGCGTCACCGGCGAAAAGAGCTCGTACCACCTTGGAGGTGAGGGTGTCCCAGATCGCAGGCGAGCCCGGGACTCAGGACTTCGTGGAAGTCCGGCTGCCCGCTGCGGGTGCCTACCTGTCGGTGCTGCGGACGGCCACGGCCGGTCTCGCGGCACGTTTGGACTTCACCCTCGACGAGATCGAGGACCTCCGCATCGCGGTGGACGAAGCCTGCGCGATCCTGCTCCAGCAGGCCGTGCCGGGCTCCGTCCTCAGTTGCGTCTTCCGGCTGATCGACGATTCGCTGGAGGTGACGGTCTCGGCGCCGACCACGGACGGACGCGCGCCGGAGCGCGACACGTTCGCCTGGACGGTCCTGTCGGCACTGGCCGGCAAGGTCGAGGCCACGGTCGAGGAGAACCAGACGGTGAGCATCAGCCTGTACAAACAACGCGGCGCGGGGCCAGGCCCGGCGTGAGCAGCGGGGAGATCCCGGTGCGGGGCGGGGATCGGCCCCGGGTACGGCACGAGGTCGACGGCGGCATCCCGGAGCAGCAGCACGCCCGGCCGCACCCGGCTGACGTGGATGCGGAAGACGGCTTTTTGGACTCGGCGGAGCGACGGGCGGGCCCTATGAGCGAGAACCAGCACGACCAATCACAGCCGGCACAGCCACCGGAGGCCGCTTCGCCGGCCCCGGCGGCGGGGTTCCCGGTGTCTTCGGCGCCTGCGGCGCTGCCCGATCCGCGCGACCGCAGCAGCGCGCGGGCCCTGTTCGTCGAGCTGCGGGCGCTGCCCGACGGCTCGCCGGAGAAGGCGGAGCTGCGCAACCGGCTCGTACGGATGCACCTGCCCCTGGTCGAGCACCTGGCGCGGCGCTTCCGCAACCGCGGGGAGCCGCTCGACGACCTGACCCAGGTCGCGACGATCGGCCTGATCAAGTCGGTGGACCGGTTCGACCCGGACCGCGGGGTCGAGTTCTCCACGTATGCCACGCCCACGGTGGTCGGCGAGATCAAGCGCCACTTCCGGGACAAGGGCTGGGCGGTTCGGGTGCCCCGGCGTCTGCAGGAACTGCGGCTGTCGCTGACGACGGCCACGGCCGAGCTGTCCCAGCAGCACGGGCGCTCCCCGACGGTGCACGAGCTGGCCGAGCGGCTGGGTATCTCCGAGGAGGAGGTGCTGGAGGGTCTGGAATCGGCCAATGCCTACAGCACGCTCTCCCTGGACGTCCCGGACACCGACGACGAGTCGCCGGCGGTCGCGGACACCCTGGGCGCGGAGGACGAGGCCCTGGAGGGCGTCGAATACCGCGAGTCCCTGAAACCGCTGCTGGAGGGGCTGCCTCCGCGTGAGAAGCGGATCCTGCTGCTGCGGTTCTTCGGCAACATGACGCAGTCGCAGATCGCGCAGGAGGTCGGCATCTCCCAGATGCACGTCTCCCGGCTCCTGGCCCGCACCCTGGCCCAGCTCCGCGAGAAGCTCCTCGTCGAGGAATGAGCCGGGCTCAGGAGGGAGACGGCCCCCCGATGCCGAGGGCCTCGGTCGCCGTCGGGTTCACGAGCAGTACGACGACGGCCGCCGCAGCCACCGCGAGGGCCACGGCGGCGGCGATCATGGCGCCGCCGGTGGTGTAGAGCGTCCAGGCCACCGGCAGCGCCATCAGCTGGGTGATCAGTGCCGGGCCGCGGCTCCAGCGGCGGCCCAGGCGCAGCCCGCGGGCGGCGACCAGCGGCAGCGCGGCGAGCGCGAGCAGGGTGATGCCGCCTGTCTCGGCCTGCTGCGGGGAGTCGGGGTCGCCGGCGATGCCGACGAACAGCATGTACACGCCGAGGCAGGCGAGCGCCAGGCCCTCCAGGGCGGTGAGCGCGGCCGCGGCCGTCAACCGGCGGGGCGGCGCGGCGGGCGCTTCGGCGGTGGGGGCGGGGGCGTTCGCGGGCTGCTTCTTACTCACCCATGCAGGGTAGCGGCGCCGTCCGGAGGCCGGAGGGGACGGGCAGTAGGGTCGGCTCGCGAAGGGGTGGGTAGTCTGGCGCTCATGCGTGCACTTCTCGTGGCCAACCCAGCAGCGACGACCACCAGTGCGCGCACGCGCGACGTCCTGATCCACGCCCTGGCCAGCGAGATGAAGCTGGAGGCGGTCACCACCGAGTACCGCGGGCACGCCCGGGACCTGGGGCGCAAGGCCGCGCACGAGGGGCTGGACCTGGTGGTCGCCCTGGGGGGCGACGGCACGGTCAACGAGGTGGTGAACGGGCTCCTGCACAACGGGCCCGATCCGGACCGGCTACCCCGGCTCGCGGTGGTCCCCGGCGGCTCCACCAACGTGTTCGCCCGCGCCCTGGGACTGCCGAACGACGCGGTCGAGGCGACGGGCGCACTGCTGGACGCCTTGCGCGAGAAGCGGGAGCGGACAGTCGGCCTGGGGCTCGCGGCGGGGACCCCCGGTACGCAGGACGAGTCGGTGCCGGCGCGTTGGTTCACCTTCTGCGCGGGTTTCGGGTTCGACGCGGGTGTCGTGGGGCGGGTCGAGCAGCAGCGGGAGCGCGGCAAGCGTTCGACGCACGCACTCTACGTACGACAACTGATGCGCCAGTTCTGGGAGGAGCCGAACCGCCGGCACGGGACGGTCACGCTGGAGCGCCCGGGAGCCGACCCGGTGAAGGACCTGGTGCTGTCCATAGTATGCAACACCTCACCGTGGACGTTTCTAGGGAATCGTCCGCTTTACGCCTCTCCGGAGGCATCGTTCGATACTGCGCTTGACGTACTGGCACTCAACCGTTTGTCAACTCCGGCCGTCGCTCGTTACGCGACACAGCTTCTGACCTCCACTCCTGAGCGGGGTCCACGCGGCAAGCATGCGGTGTCTCTGCACGATCTGACCGACTTCACCTTGCATTCGAAGGTTCCGCTCCCGTTCCAGATGGACGGCGATCACCTCGGGCTGCGCACCAGCGTTCGGTTCACAGGCGTACGCCGTGCACTGCGTGTGATTGTGTGAGTAGAAGGGCCCGTAGGCCTTTCACTCGAACGTTTACACGCCGGTCCACCCTCACGATGTAGGGCTGTGACCTAGTAGACACCGACGAATCAAAAAAAACTTTCCGGAAGGGGTTGTATCCCCGTCCGAGGTTTGCGAATCTCTTCATGGCGATCGGGACAGCCCGCGGAACCGGCACCCACACAGACCGCCAGAACCCCTCCACGAATCTCGAACTGATCACCCGCGTGAAACCGGGCGGTCGACCTTCCCTCACGGGGGGATTCGTGAAAGCGTTCACATTCACAAGCAACCTGCCCGCAATACAAGGAGATGGAGCAGCCATGGACTGGCGTCACAACGCCGTTTGCCGCGAGGAAGACCCGGAACTCTTCTTCCCCATCGGCAACACCGGTCCTGCGCTGCTGCAGATCGAGGAAGCCAAGGCCGTCTGCCGCCGTTGCCCCGTCATGGAGCAGTGCCTGCAGTGGGCGCTCGAGTCCGGTCAGGACTCCGGCGTCTGGGGCGGTCTCAGCGAGGACGAGCGCCGCGCCATGAAGCGCCGCGCCGCTCGCAACCGGGCGCGCAACGCCAGCGCCTGACCAACGACTTTCGAGCCTCGACGCGCAGCGCGTAGCAACCGAAGAAGCGCTCAGCAACGCGCCCTTGAGCCCCGGACCGAAGCATTCGGTCCGGGGCTCAGTGCTGCTGCGGGACTACGCTCCGTGTGCACGACCCACCGACCACCGGTCACACCGAGTAACCGCCCGGCTGCTACTTCTGCGGGCTGGACGGCAGGTCGAGGACGACCTTGGTACCACGCGGCTCGGCCCGGACCATGTCGAAGGTGCCGCCGAGTTCCCCTTCCACGAGGGTCCGTACGATCTGCAGTCCGAGATTGCCGGCCCGCTGGGGGTCGAATCCCTCGGGCAGGCCGTTGCCGTCGTCGAGCACGGTGATCAGCAGCCGCCCGTCCTTGCGGCCGGTTCCGCTGCGCAGGGCGGCCACTTCCACGGTGCCCCGCTCGCCCTGGGGGAAGGCGTGCTCCAGGGCGTTCTGCAGGATCTCGGTGAGCACCATCGACAGCGGGGTGGCGACCTCCGCGTCCAGGATCCCGAAGCGGCCGGTGCGCCGGCAGTCGACCTTGCCCGGGGAGATCTCCGAGACCATCGCGATGACGCGGTCGGCGATCTCGTCGAACTCGACGCGCTCGTCGAGGTTCTGAGAGAGCGTCTCGTGCACGATCGCGATCGATCCGACGCGGCGCACCGCCTCGTTGAGCGCCTCGCGGCCCTGGGGGGAATCCATCCGGCGGGCCTGGAGCCGCAGGAGCGCGGCCACGGTCTGGAGGTTGTTCTTCACCCGGTGGTGGATCTCCCGGATGGTCGCGTCCTTCGTGATCAGTTCACGCTCGCGACGCCGCAGTTCGGTGACGTCACGGCAGAGCACCAGGGAGCCGATCCGGGTCCCCTTCGGCTTGAGCGGGATGGCGCGCAGCTGGATGACGCCGCCGTTGCCCTCGACCTCGGTCTCGCGGGGGGCCCAACCGCTGGCGAGCTTGACCAGTGCCTCGTCGACCGGGCCGCGGGAGGGGGCGAGTTCGGCGGTGGTGGCGCCGAGGTCCTGGCCGACCAGGTCGGAGGCGAGCCCGAGACGGTGGTAGGCGGAGAGCGCGTTCGGGGAGGCGTAGGTGACCACGCCGTCGGCGTCGAGCCGGATCAGGCCGTCCCCGACGCGCGGCGAGGCGTCCATGTCGACCTGCTGGCCGGGGAAGGGGAAGGCGCCCGCCGCGATCATCTGCGCGAGGTCCGAAGCGGACTGGAGGTAGGTCAGCTCCAGTCGGCTCGGTGTACGCACAGTGAGCAGGTTGGTGTTGCGTGCGATCACTCCGAGTACCCGGCCCTCGCGGCGGACGGGGATCGACTCGACGCGGACCGGCACCTCCTCGCGCCACTCCGGGTCACCCTCGCGCACGATGCGGCCCTCGTCGAGCGCGGCGTCCAGCAGTGGGCGGCGGCCTCGCGGCACCAGGTGGCCGACCATGTCGTCCTGGTAGGAGGTCGGGCCGGTGTTCGGGCGCATCTGGGCGACCGAGACGTACCGGGTGCCGTCGAGGGTGGGCACCCACAGCACGAGGTCGGCGAAGGACAGGTCGGAGAGCAGCTGCCACTCCGAGACCAGCAGGTGGAGCCACTCCAGGTCGGTTTCTCCGAGAGCGGTGTGCTGGCGTACGAGGTCGTTCATGGAGGGCACGGTGCGAGCGTACCCCGGGTACGCACGATGACTTTCCCCACGCCGGTACTCAGGAGTATCCAGGAGGGGCACGGGCCGCGTACTGTTGGAGGAAGTGACGGGTTTCGAGCTACCGTCATTGGATGGACAGAACAGAATGGTCTAGTCCAGAATTGACTCAGAGTCTCCGCCCTCCCCGCACAGGAGGACGGACCGAGGGAGTCGCGCGCTCTGCCCTGACCGCGCAGACACCTCTCACCGGCCGCCGGGAACCGCACACCTGACGGCCGTAAGTACTCCGGGCTACGGTGCCGGACGGGTTGAGGGTCCCGTCCTGCACCGTGGCCCAGAGGAATTCCGGGCGCCCGTCAGGGCCAGGCCCGCAGGGCCCGCTCCGCCACCGCCTCCAGTTCCTCCCGGGTCGCCCCGTCGCGCGACTGCTGGGACATTCCCTGGAGCACGGCTCCGGCGTACCGGGCCAGCGCCCGCGCATCCGTGTCCGCGGGCAGCACTCCGGTGGCCACGTCGGCGCGGATCCGGCTCTCGAAGAGCTCCAGGTTGGCGTTGCGCCGCTCGCGAAGCGCCTCGGCCACCTCGTCCGAGGTGGTGTTGACGGCCGCGCTGATCACCATGCAGCCCGACGGGTGGGACGGGTCGGTGTAGACCGCGGCCGCCTCCCGCAGGATGCG
This window encodes:
- a CDS encoding NUDIX domain-containing protein; protein product: MARTEYYDDPHAPEPNSMVVAASAVVTDDQGRILMQRRRDNDLWALPGGGMDLTDSLPGTAVREVKEETGLDVEITGLVGTYTDPKHIIEYSDGEVRRQFNVCFTARIVGGTLAISDESTELRFVAPAELGALPMHHTQRLRVQHFLASRPAPYLG
- a CDS encoding helix-turn-helix domain-containing protein; amino-acid sequence: MQNERLRALMASGGWTHASLASATGVDPKSVERWVNLGRTPRRATALLAAETLGEDVHALWPALRQARAARSVSPELVALYDQRADLPVSVFVELLTTARERIDVLVYAAVFLHEAYPRLNDLLRERAADGCTVRIAIGDADSETVRQRGQEERFGHGIESRCRLALMHYRPLADVPGIELRTHSTTLYNSLYRADDEVLVNAHVWGVNAYGAPVWHLRRHEAGGMFDTYADSFNAVWETARPVEE
- a CDS encoding 1-aminocyclopropane-1-carboxylate deaminase/D-cysteine desulfhydrase, which produces MNRPPNLDVLLQPRPPSPLQEIHDERFERHGVRLLLKRDDLIHTTIPWDTDLFGPVDLYPPGNKWRKLAPNLRAALQAGHDRLVTFGGAYSNHLRATAAAGRLTGLGTVGIVRGDELAGRPLNASLARCAADGMRLHFVSRSRYRAKADPQARALLLDEAGASGAYVVPEGGSNALALSGCAELGRELRGVTDVVAVACGTGGTLAGLAAGLAPGQRALGVPVLAGGFLSGEIRSLQTEAYGGPVGDWSLAEDFHHGGYARVPAALESFAADFGSRHGFPVERIYVAKLLWAVTALTEAGAFPPGTSVTAVITGRP
- a CDS encoding Na+/H+ antiporter; protein product: MEVLQLVALVAGSAAVAGLARRTPVPAPLLLVAAGLAASYVPGVPDYTLDPHIVLPLLLPPLLYTAAVDSSYLDLRANIRPIAMLSVGYVLFATLVVGYAAYLVVPGLSLPVALVLGAVVAPPDAVAATAIARRLGLPNRLTTILQGESLVNDATAITVYKVALAAAVGMSAGWAGGIAEFLVASVGGIGVGLLLMVPIHQLRKRMKEPLLQNTLSLLIPFVAYAAAERVHASGVLAVVVVALYLGHRNWQVDFATRLQEEAVWKMVAFILESVVFALIGLQLAVVLTGLGEYRGMEAAWYAIAVFLVVVVARFVWVFPATFVPRALSQRIRDREPDTDWKSPVIVGWAGMRGVVSLAIAFSVPISVQNRNLILFLTFTTVIGTLVVQGLTLPPLIRVLKLPPRDVQAETLAEAQAQSQASRAAEERLAELLEEPENSTLPPPLADRLRTVLERRRNAVWERLGEVNPLTGESADDIYRRLAGEMIEAEREVFVALRDDRRIDDEMLRVLLRRLDLEEAAAYREST
- a CDS encoding UBP-type zinc finger domain-containing protein, with the translated sequence MSECTHVAELPRPEPVPSAQTCAECLAVGSHPVQLRMCLGCGHVACCDSSPFRHATAHHGETGHPVMRSFEPGETWRWCFVDGSIV
- a CDS encoding anti-sigma regulatory factor, producing the protein MSQIAGEPGTQDFVEVRLPAAGAYLSVLRTATAGLAARLDFTLDEIEDLRIAVDEACAILLQQAVPGSVLSCVFRLIDDSLEVTVSAPTTDGRAPERDTFAWTVLSALAGKVEATVEENQTVSISLYKQRGAGPGPA
- a CDS encoding RNA polymerase sigma factor SigF, translating into MPVRGGDRPRVRHEVDGGIPEQQHARPHPADVDAEDGFLDSAERRAGPMSENQHDQSQPAQPPEAASPAPAAGFPVSSAPAALPDPRDRSSARALFVELRALPDGSPEKAELRNRLVRMHLPLVEHLARRFRNRGEPLDDLTQVATIGLIKSVDRFDPDRGVEFSTYATPTVVGEIKRHFRDKGWAVRVPRRLQELRLSLTTATAELSQQHGRSPTVHELAERLGISEEEVLEGLESANAYSTLSLDVPDTDDESPAVADTLGAEDEALEGVEYRESLKPLLEGLPPREKRILLLRFFGNMTQSQIAQEVGISQMHVSRLLARTLAQLREKLLVEE
- a CDS encoding diacylglycerol kinase family protein, which translates into the protein MRALLVANPAATTTSARTRDVLIHALASEMKLEAVTTEYRGHARDLGRKAAHEGLDLVVALGGDGTVNEVVNGLLHNGPDPDRLPRLAVVPGGSTNVFARALGLPNDAVEATGALLDALREKRERTVGLGLAAGTPGTQDESVPARWFTFCAGFGFDAGVVGRVEQQRERGKRSTHALYVRQLMRQFWEEPNRRHGTVTLERPGADPVKDLVLSIVCNTSPWTFLGNRPLYASPEASFDTALDVLALNRLSTPAVARYATQLLTSTPERGPRGKHAVSLHDLTDFTLHSKVPLPFQMDGDHLGLRTSVRFTGVRRALRVIV
- a CDS encoding WhiB family transcriptional regulator, with translation MDWRHNAVCREEDPELFFPIGNTGPALLQIEEAKAVCRRCPVMEQCLQWALESGQDSGVWGGLSEDERRAMKRRAARNRARNASA
- a CDS encoding sensor histidine kinase yields the protein MNDLVRQHTALGETDLEWLHLLVSEWQLLSDLSFADLVLWVPTLDGTRYVSVAQMRPNTGPTSYQDDMVGHLVPRGRRPLLDAALDEGRIVREGDPEWREEVPVRVESIPVRREGRVLGVIARNTNLLTVRTPSRLELTYLQSASDLAQMIAAGAFPFPGQQVDMDASPRVGDGLIRLDADGVVTYASPNALSAYHRLGLASDLVGQDLGATTAELAPSRGPVDEALVKLASGWAPRETEVEGNGGVIQLRAIPLKPKGTRIGSLVLCRDVTELRRRERELITKDATIREIHHRVKNNLQTVAALLRLQARRMDSPQGREALNEAVRRVGSIAIVHETLSQNLDERVEFDEIADRVIAMVSEISPGKVDCRRTGRFGILDAEVATPLSMVLTEILQNALEHAFPQGERGTVEVAALRSGTGRKDGRLLITVLDDGNGLPEGFDPQRAGNLGLQIVRTLVEGELGGTFDMVRAEPRGTKVVLDLPSSPQK
- a CDS encoding TetR/AcrR family transcriptional regulator, whose translation is MVTGQRGRPRSFDRDAALDKAMTAFWERGYEATSISDLTASIGISAPSLYAAFGDKRALFDEVVAVYGSRYGDFAGVALAEEPTARAAVERILREAAAVYTDPSHPSGCMVISAAVNTTSDEVAEALRERRNANLELFESRIRADVATGVLPADTDARALARYAGAVLQGMSQQSRDGATREELEAVAERALRAWP